GGAAGATTTTCAATTAAATTTGGATTATCTATCAGATGATTTACAAAATCAAATGATAATCCAATATTTCTTTCAACGGTTTCCTTATTAGTCATAATTCAACGTTTTTTCAATTTCTTAACATATCTTTCTTTGTACCATTCCCACCTATCCTTCAAGTCCTGTTCTGCATATTTTGATGCACTTTTTAAGTTGTCAATCGAAATTTCCTGTTTCTCTTTATCACCATTTGGTTTCATTACATCTCTATGAAAGAAACCGTGAGCGCAATCATATCTTACAATCGGATGCCATTTATCCTCAATAAATGCTTCATATTGAAAAACAACATCAATTAATTCGCCTTTTTCAGTTTTCAAACGAACACGTAGTCTGTCATTACCGTGTTTATCTAAAAATGTTTCAAAATTTACTTCTTTCACAAATTTTAAATGTTATTCAAGGCAAATATACGACAATAATTTCAAAAACGTTTCTTTTTTTATGTGAATGATATTCAGTCATATGCGATTTCGTCACCCATTGCACACAACGGTTGAGTGTATGTGCTGTAAGGGATTGCGTAGTAGTTGCCTGTCCACAGATACAAAAGTTTGAGCGGGCTACAACGCTTGAATACCCAATGAAACCCTTATGGCATATACACTTTGTTACCGCTTGGTGTTATAATTGTTTTATTCTCTTATTTGTTCCATTAAAGAATTTAATTGTATAATGTATTGTTATGCCTGAAATAAAACCAATTGCCATATTTGTTAGTAATGCGACTATTACAGTAATTACCAAAGGAATAATATCAATACTAAATTTTGCAGACCATGCAAATTTTGTAAGTTCAATACCAACTAAAATCATCATTCCACCAATTATAGCCATAGGGAAAAAAGTAAAAATTCCAACTATTGAAGCAGAAAAAAACAGACCCAAACAAATCTCAATAAGTCCTTCAATAATGTTAGCACCACCCGTCCTAGCACCAAAATAATACTGACTTGCTAACCCGCCTGCTCCATGACATAAAGGCATACCACCAAAAAATGGCAGCAATGTATTCATAATGCCCTGATTCCATGAGAGATGAATGGCACTAACAGGTTTTTCTGGCCAATAATGCCTAATCAAGTTTGAAGTTGCTAAAGTAGCATTTGTTATTGTCAAGGGGATTTGGGCAAAACCAGCAAGAAAGAGGACTTGCCATAGTTCATTAAAAGTAAATGTGGTAAATTGGGGAATTGTAAATGATGGCATGCTAATGTTTTGAAAATTACCTTCAAAATAAACCATCCCAAACCCAACTACCATTAAAACTAAAGCGGCAGGGGCAAATCTGTTGTTTTTAAGAATTATAACAATGAAAATAGAAATAACCCCTAAAGCCCAACCAGTTGAAATCATATTAAATGCTTCTATGGCTAAAAGAATCCCCAAGGAAGCTTGTATGCCATGAATTACAGATTTTGGAGTAAACTTTTCAATCCATTTTATTAAGCCTGTTAAGGCAAAAATTAACCAAATTATACCCATGGCAAAACCTGATGCATATACCATTGACGGAGTCCATTGCTGAGCAATTGCTACAACAGCAATTACTTTCATAGGCTCAATAGGCATTGGGAGTTTATATACCAGACCAGAAACAATATTTGCAAGTCCTATCATTATTAATAGTCCTGAAGGTTCAAGCCCAAAAATAGCAATATAGCCAATTGCCAGTGGTAATAGAGTTCCAAAATCCCCCATTGCCCCAGCCAACTCACGTAGATTAAACTCAAAAGATTTAATACGCATTCTTTTGTGTAATATTTAATTATATGACTATCCGTTTCGATACCAAAACTCCGAATCGTCATTACGAACCACGAAGTGCTCGACGAAGTCAAACCCTTGCTTTTTAAGGGTTGAGGCAATCTTTATTTCGCTGAATACGAGTAGATTGCTTCGTCATAAAAAACACTTCTCGCAATGACGTATTCTCTATATTTTAACTTTAGGTATGTTAGCGGACAATCATATTTAATTATTTTTTCATTTCAGGTTCTTCTTACACTTGGCGGTAACGGCGGGGGGTGTGGCAAGTGTGGGAGAGCGTGTTACGTTTTCGTCCCCCGACGAAAACGCCCGAGCGGGCGAAACCGCTCCGAAGTTCCAATGTCAACCCACATTGGCTACACCCTTTGTTACCGCCTGGTTTTGTTTTATTTCCAGTATCTATTTGTCAAGTAATCAATTAAACTCCCTGTATCTTGCAACTCTGTTATTGGTTTCAAAAATTCGTCAGGACTAATTACAATATACTTTTCAGGATTTTTAAGTTGTAATTTCCAAGATTCTTCAAGCGTTTTACCTTCTAATTTTTTTGAAGTTATCCTTTCTTTTAATTCTTTGTTTTCTTTCGGAATAATGTGCAGGTGCAACCAATCATTTGCTCCATATTCTTTATTTTCAGTCATTGTCCAGCCAAGAAGTGTTTGTCTCATTAATTGATAATATGGCTCATAAAATAAGTCTTTAAAATCTGCTGTTTTTATTGGACAATCTGGTCTTTCAAGCAATTCCTGATATACTTCAAATCTATTTTTCCCTGAATCTGAAATTAGTAATGAATTGGTTGAATATGATTCTGTATATTTCCATTCGATTAAAATTAGAATCTTATCTCCGTTGTTTTTTCTACCTATCATAAAACTGTCAATTGAAGTAGAATTTGCTCCACGTTGAGTTGAAGATTCTTTTCCTAATGGTTTAATTCCAGTTTTTTCAAATTCAATCATTCCCGAGTCTACAAATAATGACTCACTTATTGAATTATTTATATTCTGTAATATTTTGTCAGTGCAGTCTTTTCTTTGCCGTAGTGGATATAAGTGGTTTAAGCACGCAATCTGAGAAGAAAGCAAATGACCTGTCGGCTCTCCATTTCCAGACCACCAAGCTATTCCGTTATTAATGAAATATTCTTTTGCGTCTTTTCTTATTCCTTCCCAAAGATTTAACTCAGGTTCAGATAAAACAAATTCTCTTTCTTTACCGAAAAATAATCCATTCCCTGGGTCTCTGAAAATCTTATCACGAATTTCAATCGCTTTTTGTCTTTCCTTGTCAATGTATTTCATATCGTATTTTTTTGTCTTAAACTTGGCGGTAACGGCTGGGGGTGTGGCAAGTGTGGGAGAGCGTGTTACGTTTTCGTCCCCCGACGAAAACGCCCGAGCGGGCGAAACCGCTCCGAAGTTCCAGTATCAACCCACATTGGCTACACCCCTTGTTACCGCTAGTTTTTTAATAATACTCAATTGTTCTAATTGTTATATTTTCAATATTGTCATTTTCGTATAAAATTCGTTCAATCCAATTTCCTTCTTTATCGTATTTGTAAAAGTATTTGTGTATAGTCTCAACTTCACCATCTTCATCAAACAGTCTTGTTTCAATAATATTATCATTCTCATCCAATGAAATTGTCATTTTACCAGTCAAATCATTATCTGAATAACTTAATATTTCTTTAGGAAATGGTTTTTGGCCATTGTATTTAAAAATGAATTTATTGTTCTCATAAAATAAAGTTTCAATATATCTACCATAAATATCCTTTTTAATGTAATGAACAAGGTCGCCTGTTTTTCCATAAGTGTTTTCTGCTAATGTTCCATTTTCATATATATACTTAATTTTCTCAATAATAGTTCCTTCTGTGTCAATTGAGATTATTTCACTTAAATTTCCATTTACATAATTAAATTTTGACGTTTTTATTTCTTCACCTTCTTTGTTGTAAGTTTTACCACTTATAATTCGATTGTTTTCATTAATAAATTTATGTATAGTTTCGTTTTCATTATATTTAAAACTCATTTCAATTCTATTCCAATTTTTATCATAAGAATGTTTTAGTGAATAAGACAAATATGAATTATTCACTTCTATTAACATTAGTTTACCATTTTCTGAAAATTCAACTTTTGAATTTGGTGGAGTCAAAACATTAAGATATTCAGATAAGTCAAAGTCTGGATTGGTTATTTCTCCCTTAATAGGTTCACCAAATTTTTCTTCAGCAGAAAAAGTTTCAGATATAATAGTTTTAACATTTCCCTTTAAATTATTTAAATAGATTAGATTTTCTTCATAATCTTTAAAAGGAGTTGAATTGCACGAATATATTAATAGTACAATCAAAAAGTAATTTATTCTTTTCATATCTATAATGTTTTGGTTGTATGTCGTTTATAAAATTAGCGGTAACGGCTGGGGGTTGTGCCCAGTGGGGGAGTTCGGCGCCAGCGGATTTATCCCCCGCTAAGAAGTTTGTTGCGAGCCCAATTGCCCCGAATATCTAGAAATCCCCCACATTGGGTACACCCCTTGTTAGCGGTAGTGGTTTTCTTCAACTTGTTGCTTGAATTCGTATTCCATCGTACTAATATATTCCTTTAAGTCAGTAATTTTCTTCTCATTATCCAGCAATTTATCAGAAAGAGTTTTTATAAAGAGTTCTTTTTCCTTTATGATGTTGTCTTTCAGTGCTATTTTATTTTTATATTCTTTCTTTAATTCGCTCATTTTTTTCAATACTTGCCTTTTTCCACCTTCAGTTTTATCTTCGGTTTCTTTTCTTCTGGAGAGGCTGTTTCGTAGGAATTCGATTTCCTTTTCCTTTTGCTTAAATTTTGTTTGATATTCTTGAAGTTTAATATCTCTATCCTTAATTATTTCTTCTTTCTCCTCCAACCTTTCTTGGACTGAGTTTGTAAGTGTCTTGTATTCATTTAATTTATCTTGAGCAACTTTCTTTTCCTTTTTAAGTTTTGCTGTCTGACTTCTATTCTCAAAGTGTAGATTGATGTTTAACCTTTCTACTTCTCGTATCTTCTTTTCTAAAAGTGAGTTTAGGCTAATTGTCTTTAAGTTTTCAGCTCTTAGTGACTCAATCTCCTCTTCTAGTTGGAATAGAAACCTCGTAGAATCAGAATCAAGAGTGTCAACAAACCGTAAATTAATTCTAAGGTATTTTTTTCCATCGATTTCAATGAAATTCTTGGCGTTCAATTTTTCTAAATGAATGCTATTCAAGTTTTCGATGGGAAAACCTGTTTTCCTTCTAATTCGATAATATAGTCTTTTCAGTTTACTCAACATGTTTTTTCGTTCA
The nucleotide sequence above comes from Candidatus Woesearchaeota archaeon. Encoded proteins:
- a CDS encoding putative sulfate/molybdate transporter, whose product is MRIKSFEFNLRELAGAMGDFGTLLPLAIGYIAIFGLEPSGLLIMIGLANIVSGLVYKLPMPIEPMKVIAVVAIAQQWTPSMVYASGFAMGIIWLIFALTGLIKWIEKFTPKSVIHGIQASLGILLAIEAFNMISTGWALGVISIFIVIILKNNRFAPAALVLMVVGFGMVYFEGNFQNISMPSFTIPQFTTFTFNELWQVLFLAGFAQIPLTITNATLATSNLIRHYWPEKPVSAIHLSWNQGIMNTLLPFFGGMPLCHGAGGLASQYYFGARTGGANIIEGLIEICLGLFFSASIVGIFTFFPMAIIGGMMILVGIELTKFAWSAKFSIDIIPLVITVIVALLTNMAIGFISGITIHYTIKFFNGTNKRIKQL